The Paenibacillus sp. BIC5C1 DNA segment ATATCTTTATAGCAGGCATTGTAGGAAAACGGTTCGATATCTCGATCCAGAATGGACGGTTTGCATCTGTTACAGAATCCGTGCCGCAGAATGATAACCCATCGCTTCCAGGTACAGATTTATGGATAAGTCCCGGACTTATTGATCTTCATACACATCTGGCCTGGACAGACTTTGACCATGCGGATCAATTGAAACGTGACAGTCACGAGGTTGAAGTGATGCAGGCGCAAGCTTTTGCAGCTACCCTCCGGACGGGAGTAACTACTGCTCGCGATGCAGGCGGATTGTTACCAAGCGCCGCTCGGCATCTCGCTCAGCACTATCAACATCCCTTAAGGGTTGAAACCAGCAGTGAAATGCTGGGTGCGGCAGATGCCAGAGGTGTAGAGTATCTGGAAAAACGGTTGAACGGAATTTTTGATACAGGCGCGGGCTGGGTTAAAATCATGGCGACAGGTGGACTGGGAGCCCCTACGGAACAAGTGCTCGATCCTGTATTTTCGGAGGAAGAGTTCGCGTTCATCGTTCGCCATGCCCATGCTCACCATAAAAAGGTGTTGGTTCATACCTGGGGTGGTGTGACGATAGACTGGTCTATCCAGGCCGGGGTGGAATCCGTGGAGCATGGCATGTTCTTATCGGAGGATCAGGCCGGCAGACTTGCGCAGTCCCGAACGGCCTTTGTGCCAACCACATCAATATATCGGATTGCCGCAGATCCGAAAGGCGTGCTTGCGTTGCCTACTATTATCAGTGATCGTGCAGCGCGCGCTGCTGAAGCTCATTCTACAGCCATCGGATATGCAAAAAGAGCAGGAGTCCGTTTCGGCTTCGGTACGGATTACGCCACACCTTCACTGCATGGCTATAATCTGCAAGAGTTGGATACGCTGATTGATTATGGCTTGACCCGGGCAGAGGCGTGGCAATCTGCGACGACCCATGCTGCTGAGATTCTGGGTCGTGGCGACGAATTGGGACAGATTGCAGAAGGTTATATTGCGGACGCCATTATTTTCAATGCTGATCCGTATCAAACGAAAGATGCAGATCAGCTGCGAGAGAGCATCGTGTCCGTAATTATTGGAGCGCAGAAACCATAACTTGGTTTCTGCGTTTTTTTCTTTACACGTGAGTGCAGTGAGGGCTATGTTGCTTCGAAGGATCAGGTTGTCGGGTGAA contains these protein-coding regions:
- a CDS encoding amidohydrolase family protein; the protein is MTQVKSEEKSFKHIFIAGIVGKRFDISIQNGRFASVTESVPQNDNPSLPGTDLWISPGLIDLHTHLAWTDFDHADQLKRDSHEVEVMQAQAFAATLRTGVTTARDAGGLLPSAARHLAQHYQHPLRVETSSEMLGAADARGVEYLEKRLNGIFDTGAGWVKIMATGGLGAPTEQVLDPVFSEEEFAFIVRHAHAHHKKVLVHTWGGVTIDWSIQAGVESVEHGMFLSEDQAGRLAQSRTAFVPTTSIYRIAADPKGVLALPTIISDRAARAAEAHSTAIGYAKRAGVRFGFGTDYATPSLHGYNLQELDTLIDYGLTRAEAWQSATTHAAEILGRGDELGQIAEGYIADAIIFNADPYQTKDADQLRESIVSVIIGAQKP